Sequence from the Lentilitoribacter sp. Alg239-R112 genome:
TTTGAAGCACCTAAAACGACTGCTAAAGCAAAAGCTTAATCCTCCTAAGCTAGATTGCTTCGGCCTTAGGGCCGTTATATCTGACCTCGAGCTTCCTCCCAAGCTCGGGGTTTTTTGCTGTTTTTGGGTTGTTTTTCGGTCATTTTTTTAAAATAATTGTCTGGAAAGAATTATTTTTGCTGGTCATGATCCCTCAAGGGCTTAAAATACACGAAACGAATACATAGCTAATGCAAAGAGACGTTTAAGGCATCTCAACTTAAAGGGCATAAAAAACAATATGAAGTTTGTTAAATCGGAAGTGATGATGATGGCGGATAAAGAGCCAAAGGATGGTTCGCCTGATAATGATTTTTCGACGGTTACAGCCGAAAAACCAAAGGTGAAGAAACCGAACCTTTATCGTGTGCTATTATTAAATGATGACTATACACCGATGGAATTTGTTATTTTTGTGCTTGAAAACTTTTTTCAAAAGGACCGCGATGCGGCAACACGTATCATGTTGCATGTACATAATCACGGTGCTGGAGAATGTGGTGTCTTTACATATGAAGTTGCAGAATCCAAAGTCACACAGGTCATGGACCTTGCGCAGGAGAATCAACATCCCTTGCAGTGTGTGATGGAAAAGAAATAAGGAAGAAATCGTGCCTACATTTTCCAACAGTCTTGAGCAATCGCTTCACAGAGCGCTAACTTTAGCTAATGATCGACGTCATGAATATGCAACGCTAGAGCATCTACTATTGGCGCTATGTGAGGATGATGATGCGGCCGCTGTTATGCGTGCGTGCAATGTAGATCTTGATCATCTGAAACGGATCGTGACAGAATACGTAGACAAGGATCTATCTAATCTGGTTGCAGATTATGGTGAAGATTCAAAGCCAACGACTGGATTCCAGCGCGTCATCCAGCGGGCGGTTATCCATGTGCAATCTTCTGGTCGGGATGAAGTGACAGGGGCTAACGTGCTTGTTGCAATTTTTGCAGAGCGCGAAAGCCATGCTGCATATTTTCTCCAAGAACAGGAAATGACACGCTTTGACGCAGTTAATTATATTTCGCATGGTATTGGTAAACGCCCGGGTTCAGGGAGTGATAACTCAATTCGCGGCGCTGATTTGCCAGATACGAGCAGTTCCAGCTCTTCAGAAGGAGAGCAGGGCGAAGAGGGTGCCTCTGGTAAAAAA
This genomic interval carries:
- the clpS gene encoding ATP-dependent Clp protease adapter ClpS — protein: MKFVKSEVMMMADKEPKDGSPDNDFSTVTAEKPKVKKPNLYRVLLLNDDYTPMEFVIFVLENFFQKDRDAATRIMLHVHNHGAGECGVFTYEVAESKVTQVMDLAQENQHPLQCVMEKK